From the genome of Syntrophorhabdaceae bacterium:
CATTTTATTGAAAAGTACTCTATCCGGCTGATATAAGGCAGTCGATAGTCGATAGTGAATAGTAGATAGTCGAAAGACAAAAGAGACAACTCCTTAGGTCTGCTTTTTTTTGCCTGCTATCTACTATTCACTATTCACTATCGACCGGTTTATCACTGCCTCTCTTGTTATTCACGCCAAACGAATGTATTATAGTATTATAATGCAACGCATGGGCTTGTCCGTAAGAATCTATGAGAAAAGGAGACGTTGACATGGACGGATTATCAGACAATGAACTGCTCCGTTATACGAGGCAGATTATCATGCCCGCTGTCGGGGAAGACGGGCAGGAAAGGATAAAACAGACAAAGGTATTCATAGCGGGCCTTGGCGGACTTGGCTCCATATCTTCGTATTATCTTGCCGCTGCCGGGATCGGCTGCCTGAAGATTGCGGACAGGGATAATGTAGATGTGACCAACCTTAATCGTCAAATCCTTCACTGGACGCAGGATATAGGTTCTCCAAAAACATCTTCGGCAGAGACGAAACTTCGTTCTCTTAATCCACACATTCATATCGAAGCGATACAACAGGAGATCTGCGCAGAAAACATCATCGATATTGTGGGTGATTGTTCGATCATCGTTGATGCTACCGATAACATGGAAACCAGGAAGGCCCTTAATATTGCCTCCGTGAAGATGAAGATACCCTTTATCTACGGGGGGGTTAATGGTTTTAACGGTATGGTAACGACCTTTATCCCGGGAGAGACACCATGTTTTCACTGTATCTTCCCTTATGAGACAAAAAAGGGAGAAATCATAGGAGTGATAGGCCCTGTACCGTGTGTTGTCGCTGCGCTCCAGACAATGGAGGTGTTAAAGATCATCCTGGGGATGAAGGGACTCCTTGCAGGCAGACTGCTCTATTTTTCATGTGTTGACATGACCTTCCGGGAGATCAGGATTGAGAGGAACCCTGATTGCGAGGTCTGTAAAAGATAATAAAACTGTGTACAAACTATTTATTTTAATACGATAGGACCTGTCGACCACCATTTTATCAGATATAAAATTATTGTAAAATTACATTGTTATACTCAATGTGTAACTTAAATAATAAAAAATGTGCGCATTATACAAAAAAACCTTGTCTTTTTTCGAATAAAAAATGTAAAAAAATAATCAGACTGTTTTTCGCGGGGGGATAATAATATTGAGGAGAAGATATGGGGGAAGGTTTTTCAACAGGTGGAGAATGGATTAAAGGGGGACTGATAAACTTTGGACTTGATTCATTTAAAATGCTGGCGGACTCCATTGCTGATTTTATCTGGGTAAAAGACAGAGAAGGAAGGTTTGTCCTGGTCAATCGGGCAATGAACGACCGGATATTCCGCGAAAAAGATATTAGCGAGGTTATTGGCAAAACTGATGCAGAGATAGCGCTGCCGGTTCGGAATGCCGGATGTCAGCATGATTTTGATAAGAAATGCACTGAAAGTGACCTGATAATATACGAGACAAAAACACCCCGGAAGTTTGATCAGTATGGATATTTCAAGGACAATTTTATGCACTTAGAGGTATATAAGACGCCGATTTTTGGTACTGAAAATGAAATAATAGGCATTGTCGGGCATGCAAGGGATATTACCAGATACGTCACTGCTCAGAGGGCGCTTGAGGATTCCCAGCGACGATTAGCCGACATCGTGAATTACCTGCCGGACGCCACCATGGTTATTGACCGTGCCGGGAAAGTCATTGCCTGGAACAAGTCTATGGAGAAATTCACGGGAATACGGGCAGAGGATATCGTCGGGGCCGGTGATTATGAGTACGCGATCCCCTTCTATGGCCAAAGAAGGCCTATCCTGGTTGATCTGGCACTAAACATCGGGGACAAGACCATTGAGGAACAGTATCCTTCGGTGGCGCGCGAAGGAGACACACTTCTTACAGAACTCTTCGTGCCTACATTCGGACAGAGAGGGGCATATATATGGGCAAAGGCAAAACCCCTGTATGATATATCCGGTGATATTGTCGGTGCGATTGAAACGGTCCGCGATATAACAGAGACGAGACTGGGCGAAGAAGCGATCAGGCAATCAGCAGAAAAATACCGGACTCTTTTTGAAGAATCGTTAGATGTTATCTTTATCACAACTCCGGGAGGAAACCTGATTGATATCAACCCCGCCGGGGTAAAACTTTTTGGTTATGACTCCAAAGAAGAGTTCCTCAAGGTTGACATAGGCAACGATCTTTACCTGAGTGAGGCGGACCGGCATTTTTACAGGAAAACCATTGAGAAAGAAGGCCATGTAAACGGCTTTGAGCTTACGCTGAAGAAAAAGGACGGACGGAAGGTTACCGTCTCCCTGAATGCAACCGCGGTGTTTGACGAGAAAGGAAAGATCATGGCTTATCGCGGCACGATGCGGGATATAACGAATCTAAAGCTTCTCGAACAGCAACTGCTGGAGTCACAGAAGATGGAGACATTGGGAAGACTCGCGGGGGGTATCGCCCACGATTTTAATAATATCCTCAATATTATCCTCGGCGGCGCACAGCTCATCAAAATGAAAACCACATTTGACGAAAAAACAAACGGTTACCTGTCTTCTATTGAAAAGGCAGTGTTTCGCGCATCGGATTTTGTAAAGCAACTCCTTGCTTTCAGCAGACGCCAGACCTTGAATTTTGAGGTTGTTTCTTTAAATGATATCGTGGCCGATTTTACAAAGATGGTCAACAGGGTAATAGGCGAAAACATAGAAATGAAGATAGTACCCGCTGCAAACATGACAAAAATAAACGTCGATATTGCGCAGGTGCACCAGATATTGCTTAACCTTGTTGTCAATGCGCGTGATTCCATGGCAGAAGGTGGAACGCTCACAATATCGACGTCCTCTGAGATTGTAGATGAAGAGTTTTGTCTTGCACATGTTGACGCAAAGCCCGGCAGTTATGCGGTGCTTACTGTTTCAGATACCGGTGAAGGTATTGATCCGGAGACTGTGAAGAAGATCTTTGAGCCTTTTTTTACAACAAAGAGATCCGGGGGAGGGACAGGGCTCGGTCTTTCTGTGGTATACGGGATCG
Proteins encoded in this window:
- a CDS encoding PAS domain S-box protein — its product is MGEGFSTGGEWIKGGLINFGLDSFKMLADSIADFIWVKDREGRFVLVNRAMNDRIFREKDISEVIGKTDAEIALPVRNAGCQHDFDKKCTESDLIIYETKTPRKFDQYGYFKDNFMHLEVYKTPIFGTENEIIGIVGHARDITRYVTAQRALEDSQRRLADIVNYLPDATMVIDRAGKVIAWNKSMEKFTGIRAEDIVGAGDYEYAIPFYGQRRPILVDLALNIGDKTIEEQYPSVAREGDTLLTELFVPTFGQRGAYIWAKAKPLYDISGDIVGAIETVRDITETRLGEEAIRQSAEKYRTLFEESLDVIFITTPGGNLIDINPAGVKLFGYDSKEEFLKVDIGNDLYLSEADRHFYRKTIEKEGHVNGFELTLKKKDGRKVTVSLNATAVFDEKGKIMAYRGTMRDITNLKLLEQQLLESQKMETLGRLAGGIAHDFNNILNIILGGAQLIKMKTTFDEKTNGYLSSIEKAVFRASDFVKQLLAFSRRQTLNFEVVSLNDIVADFTKMVNRVIGENIEMKIVPAANMTKINVDIAQVHQILLNLVVNARDSMAEGGTLTISTSSEIVDEEFCLAHVDAKPGSYAVLTVSDTGEGIDPETVKKIFEPFFTTKRSGGGTGLGLSVVYGIVKQHGGFVTVESKIGKGTIFGVYFASVDNAKQEEVSFTEPVPGGTEQVLIVEDDTTLREISSEMLNVLGYRVILASDGEEALHIFREKMDEIDLVIIDLVMPRLSGKETYTLIKGLKPSIKALFITGYQIGKAHTDFIVEQGLDAVQKPFSVEILGRKVREVLNKKA
- a CDS encoding HesA/MoeB/ThiF family protein; the protein is MDGLSDNELLRYTRQIIMPAVGEDGQERIKQTKVFIAGLGGLGSISSYYLAAAGIGCLKIADRDNVDVTNLNRQILHWTQDIGSPKTSSAETKLRSLNPHIHIEAIQQEICAENIIDIVGDCSIIVDATDNMETRKALNIASVKMKIPFIYGGVNGFNGMVTTFIPGETPCFHCIFPYETKKGEIIGVIGPVPCVVAALQTMEVLKIILGMKGLLAGRLLYFSCVDMTFREIRIERNPDCEVCKR